Proteins co-encoded in one Terriglobia bacterium genomic window:
- a CDS encoding EXORDIUM family protein — MVFANHGRSALRAQVLITAILLVAALSSGAQDTANGIGYHGGPVMTNPHTIYIIWYGNWNGDSALTLLPNLISNLNGTPYFAINTTYENSSHTNAGGTVNLGAQTFDNYSQSSLLSETSLRTVISSAMSRGAVPVDPNGVYFVLSSGDVNEKDSTHGEFCVDFCGFHGHSSMFNNDIKYAYVGNPAPKCLNSPNIPKPCAPLNSQIGPNGNVGADLMASTVSHELSETVTDPDLNAWFNPSNPSENADQCNLTFGATFTTPNGAQANISLGGRNYLIQQNWLNDGGGGCTMESTGNPFKYRSPRDQFLACYGIAGRISSNCNDISDVNDKQTCFAVSDSTQSPCTSMTDRNMQLACYGIAFAPNFPSNCNDISNPQMQAFCYGASSGNTNPPPNCNNLPNADTRALCLGMSLHDPTQCSSIANRNDRQFCLGVSSHDNSNCASISSCPNPDAQASCINSGGIWDWSTCTCSSGSSCDPTQQQSCINNGGSWDPSTCTCSGGCGTQIICAQKPLVGQAQAAAPLPPMQLKSRNPLSIARPLPRSAEQH; from the coding sequence ATGGTGTTCGCAAATCATGGAAGGTCCGCTTTGCGTGCTCAGGTATTGATAACGGCTATTCTTCTTGTAGCAGCCCTGAGCAGCGGTGCTCAGGACACAGCAAACGGGATCGGCTACCACGGCGGGCCGGTAATGACCAATCCTCATACGATTTACATCATCTGGTATGGCAACTGGAATGGCGATTCGGCGCTTACGTTATTGCCCAACTTGATTTCCAACCTGAACGGAACTCCGTACTTTGCAATTAATACCACATATGAGAACAGCAGCCATACCAATGCCGGTGGGACGGTGAACCTGGGCGCGCAGACGTTTGATAATTACTCACAATCGAGCCTGCTCTCAGAGACAAGCTTGCGTACCGTGATTTCGAGCGCGATGTCGCGCGGCGCCGTGCCGGTTGATCCAAACGGGGTTTACTTTGTTCTTTCCTCGGGTGACGTGAATGAGAAGGATTCGACCCATGGCGAGTTTTGCGTTGACTTCTGTGGCTTCCACGGTCATTCGAGCATGTTCAACAATGACATAAAATATGCCTATGTGGGGAACCCCGCTCCAAAGTGTCTTAACAGCCCAAACATACCCAAACCCTGCGCTCCATTAAATTCCCAGATAGGGCCAAACGGAAACGTAGGGGCGGACCTTATGGCCAGCACGGTTTCCCACGAGCTGAGTGAAACAGTTACCGATCCTGACTTAAACGCGTGGTTCAATCCCTCGAATCCCAGCGAGAATGCTGATCAATGCAATCTGACGTTTGGCGCCACTTTCACCACACCAAACGGGGCACAAGCAAACATTTCTCTGGGTGGCCGCAACTATCTTATTCAGCAAAACTGGCTCAATGATGGCGGTGGGGGATGCACGATGGAATCTACTGGAAACCCATTTAAATACCGCAGCCCGCGCGATCAGTTTCTTGCTTGTTATGGCATCGCCGGGAGAATTTCCTCCAACTGCAATGACATCAGCGACGTGAACGATAAGCAAACATGCTTCGCCGTTTCCGACAGCACGCAGAGCCCATGCACCTCGATGACAGACCGAAACATGCAACTCGCTTGTTATGGTATTGCGTTTGCGCCTAACTTCCCATCGAACTGCAATGACATCAGTAATCCGCAAATGCAGGCATTTTGTTATGGTGCCTCCAGCGGCAACACCAATCCTCCGCCGAACTGCAATAACCTGCCAAATGCTGACACACGAGCGCTGTGCCTGGGAATGTCACTGCACGATCCAACGCAGTGCTCCTCTATCGCTAATCGCAACGATCGCCAGTTTTGTCTGGGCGTTTCCAGCCACGACAATTCCAATTGCGCCAGCATAAGTTCTTGCCCCAATCCTGACGCACAAGCATCCTGCATTAACAGCGGCGGAATTTGGGACTGGTCAACATGCACCTGCTCATCCGGGTCAAGTTGCGATCCTACCCAGCAACAGTCCTGCATTAATAATGGCGGTTCCTGGGACCCGAGCACCTGCACTTGCTCAGGTGGATGCGGAACACAGATCATTTGCGCGCAAAAGCCGCTCGTAGGACAGGCGCAAGCTGCAGCTCCGCTGCCGCCGATGCAGCTAAAGTCGCGAAACCCGCTTTCAATAGCGCGTCCGTTACCGCGCAGTGCAGAACAACACTGA
- a CDS encoding UBP-type zinc finger domain-containing protein has translation MAQSCSHMKQIKFKSTETDVCEDCIKTGDTWVHLRLCLECGHVSCCDSSKNKHATKHFHRTKHPLIRSIEPGEAWIWCYVDELSPGEIAA, from the coding sequence ATGGCCCAGAGTTGCAGCCACATGAAGCAGATCAAATTCAAATCCACAGAGACCGATGTCTGCGAAGACTGCATCAAGACCGGCGATACCTGGGTCCATCTGCGGCTGTGCCTGGAATGCGGCCATGTGAGCTGCTGCGATTCATCCAAGAACAAGCACGCGACGAAACATTTTCATCGCACCAAGCATCCGCTCATCCGCTCCATTGAGCCGGGCGAAGCGTGGATCTGGTGCTATGTGGATGAACTCTCTCCGGGCGAGATAGCGGCGTAA
- a CDS encoding DUF5996 family protein translates to MTDLRSTAVSDSPVCWPALPLSEWQDTRDTLHMWTQIVGKVRLALTPRINHWWNVALYVTARGLTTSAIPYGDRVFEIEFDFLEHQLIIKTCDPATKIIPLGPRSVADFYQEFMAALRALKIAVAIWHMPVEIANPIPFDQDKTHASYDKEYARRFWRTLVSIDDVFKVFRSRFIGKSSPVHFFWGSFDLAVTRFSGRPAPERNDPDPILRKIMQEAYSHEVISAGWWPGGGDVKDAAFYCYAAPTPQGFAEQKVRPAASFYHQQLGEFLLMHEDARHASSPTAAVLEFLQSTYEAGALVAKWDRASLERTEEPAAGAA, encoded by the coding sequence ATGACAGACCTCCGCAGCACTGCTGTTTCTGACTCTCCCGTTTGCTGGCCTGCTTTACCTCTTTCCGAATGGCAGGATACTCGCGACACATTGCACATGTGGACGCAGATCGTGGGCAAGGTCCGGCTGGCGCTTACGCCCAGGATCAATCACTGGTGGAACGTGGCTCTTTACGTGACCGCGCGTGGCCTGACCACTTCGGCCATTCCGTATGGCGATCGCGTCTTTGAAATTGAATTTGATTTTCTCGAGCATCAACTGATCATCAAGACCTGCGACCCCGCGACAAAAATCATTCCTCTGGGGCCGCGTAGCGTAGCCGATTTCTACCAGGAGTTTATGGCGGCGTTGCGAGCGTTGAAGATCGCCGTGGCGATCTGGCACATGCCGGTAGAGATCGCCAATCCTATCCCGTTCGACCAGGACAAAACTCACGCTTCCTACGACAAGGAATATGCTCGCCGCTTCTGGCGCACGCTGGTTTCGATCGATGACGTGTTCAAGGTCTTCCGCTCGCGCTTTATCGGCAAATCCAGCCCGGTACATTTCTTCTGGGGCAGCTTTGATCTGGCGGTCACACGTTTCTCAGGGCGTCCAGCGCCGGAGCGCAATGATCCCGACCCGATTCTGCGCAAGATCATGCAGGAAGCTTATTCGCATGAGGTGATCAGCGCGGGCTGGTGGCCGGGCGGCGGCGACGTGAAAGACGCCGCGTTCTACTGCTATGCCGCGCCTACGCCACAGGGTTTTGCCGAGCAGAAAGTGCGTCCGGCGGCCTCGTTTTATCATCAACAACTCGGAGAATTTCTGCTGATGCATGAAGACGCGCGCCACGCCAGTTCGCCGACCGCTGCTGTTCTGGAATTTCTGCAAAGCACGTATGAAGCCGGTGCGTTAGTGGCAAAGTGGGACCGCGCATCGCTTGAACGGACAGAAGAACCAGCCGCTGGTGCGGCCTAA
- a CDS encoding MFS transporter gives MAAASLPVPSAPPAALHPLRERNFRMLWAGSAISAIGDQFYLVALPWVVLQLTGSAVAVGTILMAVAIPRAALMLFGGALTDRISARRILMSTASARTLLVTVIGFLLWWHLLQLWQLYVLGFFFGVADAFAWPAATTLLPSVVKREQLVAANSVFQTTGQLTTIAAPAPAGLVIKALGTAWAFFIDAVSFLFIIAALWQLPDPPKAGPAAKPPVWRSILDGIAYVRGDVPLRSLMLVAAMLNFCISGPMGVGLPYLVKTKFGSAAAYGLVISAMAAGGLIGALLAGILKINRRGLLLLGACVAISAGIASIGLLGHLWLIAAVLLLLGCSAGVANVHIAAWIQQRIDATVRGRVFSVLMLANFGLVPVSLAVAGLLIAWSLNLMFLIAGVSMLLVTAFGASQKQVRAIE, from the coding sequence TCCGCTCCGCCGGCCGCGCTGCATCCGTTGCGTGAGCGCAACTTCCGCATGCTCTGGGCAGGCTCAGCTATTTCCGCCATAGGCGACCAGTTTTATCTGGTGGCGCTGCCGTGGGTGGTTTTGCAGCTGACCGGATCAGCCGTAGCCGTTGGCACCATTCTTATGGCGGTGGCCATCCCGCGGGCCGCACTGATGCTGTTTGGCGGCGCGCTGACGGACCGCATCTCTGCCAGAAGGATCCTCATGAGCACCGCATCGGCCCGCACGCTCCTGGTTACGGTCATCGGATTTCTTCTGTGGTGGCATTTGCTGCAGCTTTGGCAGCTATATGTTCTTGGTTTCTTCTTCGGCGTGGCTGATGCGTTTGCATGGCCCGCTGCCACCACGCTGCTGCCGTCAGTGGTCAAGCGTGAACAACTGGTGGCCGCCAACTCAGTTTTTCAGACTACCGGACAGCTCACCACCATCGCGGCGCCTGCTCCGGCGGGACTCGTGATCAAGGCCCTGGGCACTGCGTGGGCATTTTTCATTGACGCCGTTAGTTTTCTGTTCATCATCGCCGCGCTATGGCAGTTGCCGGATCCGCCGAAAGCCGGGCCTGCCGCCAAGCCTCCCGTGTGGCGTTCAATCCTCGATGGAATCGCTTACGTTCGCGGCGACGTGCCTTTGCGTTCACTCATGCTGGTGGCGGCGATGCTCAACTTCTGCATCAGCGGCCCCATGGGGGTTGGACTGCCGTATCTGGTGAAAACAAAATTCGGTTCAGCCGCGGCCTATGGGCTGGTAATTTCGGCCATGGCAGCAGGAGGCCTAATTGGTGCGCTGCTGGCTGGAATATTAAAGATCAATCGGCGCGGTCTTCTGCTGCTTGGCGCGTGCGTGGCGATCAGCGCCGGCATCGCGTCAATCGGCCTTCTCGGCCACCTGTGGTTAATCGCTGCTGTGTTGCTGTTGCTGGGCTGCAGTGCAGGCGTTGCCAATGTGCACATTGCCGCGTGGATCCAGCAACGGATTGACGCCACGGTGCGTGGCCGCGTCTTCAGCGTTCTGATGCTGGCCAACTTCGGGCTGGTCCCGGTCTCGCTTGCCGTTGCGGGCCTGCTGATCGCCTGGAGCCTCAACCTGATGTTCCTGATCGCCGGTGTATCGATGCTGCTGGTCACGGCTTTTGGGGCATCGCAGAAGCAGGTGCGCGCGATTGAATAG